In one Streptomyces venezuelae genomic region, the following are encoded:
- a CDS encoding SCO1431 family membrane protein — MTATSATAIRAKARTGGPEDDGPNLLEHFAGWALVVVLAMLVTQTGLL, encoded by the coding sequence ATGACCGCGACCTCTGCCACCGCCATCCGCGCGAAGGCCCGCACCGGCGGCCCCGAGGACGACGGGCCGAACCTGTTGGAGCACTTCGCCGGCTGGGCCCTCGTCGTCGTCCTCGCGATGCTCGTCACGCAGACCGGTCTGTTGTGA
- a CDS encoding DUF6114 domain-containing protein: MLLTGGGRSGVRPFRTDGGGWLDRRLPWPDQRRVVRRWRRTRPFWAGLLLLLGGAELLLIPLSPLTVLVSLGLGGIAALGIGIALVVAGLFLWLLPHTHHYVSVNAMILSVLSFAATNLGGFLVGMLLGIAGSAMGFAWTPVPRDAEEDPARPRVRDGQGTRTLAVLLPVALAAGLVSHGGRAEAVPADAAAADAIVAPRVPPTVTTTLFAPQGFLLAGVREIPTADGPLKVMVLRMKAASLTDYRLKTRDGSNELALGADTLDLSGEVTLYLTKFRGCLEGILCLTFTPDKLPVPPVVPPFVFMTDVSAEQALVTSDSIVAGGLSLRASA; encoded by the coding sequence GTGCTTCTGACCGGCGGCGGCAGGAGCGGCGTCCGACCGTTCCGTACGGACGGCGGCGGCTGGCTCGACCGGCGGCTGCCGTGGCCCGACCAGCGCCGCGTCGTCCGCAGATGGCGGCGCACCCGGCCGTTCTGGGCCGGGCTGCTGCTGCTCCTCGGCGGCGCCGAGCTGCTCCTCATCCCCCTCTCCCCGCTGACCGTGCTCGTCAGCCTGGGGCTCGGCGGCATCGCGGCCCTCGGCATCGGGATCGCGCTGGTCGTGGCGGGCCTCTTCCTCTGGCTGCTGCCGCACACGCACCACTACGTGAGCGTCAACGCCATGATCCTCTCGGTGCTCTCGTTCGCGGCCACCAACCTCGGCGGGTTCCTCGTCGGCATGCTGCTCGGCATCGCGGGCAGCGCCATGGGGTTCGCCTGGACTCCGGTGCCGCGGGACGCCGAGGAGGATCCGGCGCGGCCCAGGGTGCGCGACGGGCAGGGCACGCGGACGCTGGCCGTCCTGCTGCCCGTGGCGTTGGCCGCCGGGCTCGTCTCGCACGGCGGCCGGGCGGAGGCGGTCCCGGCGGACGCGGCCGCCGCGGACGCGATCGTGGCGCCGCGCGTGCCGCCGACCGTCACCACGACGCTCTTCGCGCCGCAGGGCTTCCTCCTGGCCGGGGTCCGGGAGATCCCGACCGCGGACGGGCCGCTGAAGGTGATGGTGCTGCGGATGAAGGCCGCCTCGCTCACCGACTACCGGCTGAAGACCCGCGACGGCAGCAACGAACTGGCCCTCGGCGCCGACACGTTGGACCTCAGCGGCGAGGTCACCCTGTACCTGACCAAGTTCCGGGGATGCCTGGAGGGCATCCTCTGTCTGACCTTCACGCCCGACAAGCTGCCGGTGCCGCCCGTGGTGCCGCCCTTCGTCTTCATGACGGACGTGAGCGCCGAGCAGGCGCTGGTCACGTCGGACTCGATCGTGGCGGGCGGTCTCAGTCTGCGGGCGTCGGCGTGA
- a CDS encoding DUF6230 family protein, translating to MALPAVLAVGVMASVMAEGALAASFAVSGTSFQVSSGKLTSQGLSSYVQTDRDIDGKGHPVALLGIGDATLSDICQAAEVKTPVGTVVFKLTAGGDAGNVTASNLIIDGEDLVGDARFGTAQIGRDASTLDEVPGVKGERGKFGLQAGDITVSGVKSHAWSATGGNFRLKGMRLDVSLGGKKCF from the coding sequence ATGGCCCTGCCGGCCGTCCTGGCCGTCGGTGTGATGGCCTCCGTGATGGCCGAGGGCGCGCTCGCCGCGTCCTTCGCGGTCTCCGGGACCAGCTTCCAGGTGTCCTCCGGAAAACTGACCAGCCAGGGCCTCTCCTCCTACGTACAGACGGACCGGGACATCGACGGCAAGGGGCACCCGGTGGCGCTCCTCGGGATCGGTGACGCGACCCTCTCCGACATCTGCCAGGCCGCCGAGGTCAAGACCCCGGTGGGCACAGTCGTCTTCAAGCTGACCGCGGGCGGCGACGCGGGCAACGTCACCGCGAGCAACCTCATCATCGACGGCGAGGACCTGGTGGGCGACGCCCGCTTCGGCACCGCACAGATCGGCCGGGACGCCTCGACGCTCGACGAGGTGCCGGGCGTCAAGGGCGAGCGGGGCAAGTTCGGACTGCAGGCCGGGGACATCACGGTCTCCGGGGTGAAGTCGCACGCCTGGTCGGCGACCGGCGGCAACTTCCGGCTCAAGGGCATGCGCCTCGATGTCAGCCTGGGTGGCAAGAAGTGCTTCTGA
- a CDS encoding TetR/AcrR family transcriptional regulator, translated as MNNSQQRGTDRSAARRAELIAIGRKLFADTSYDALSMDDIAKHAGVAKGLIYYYFKSKRGYYLAIIEDSVADLVARAGRHDDLPPVERVQRTVDGYLRYAEHHQAAYRTIISGGVGFDAEVHAIRDGVREALIGAIAEGAYGRKDIPQLARTALIGWLCSVEGITLDWIDRPGLTRETVGCLLVRTLGDTLRVIEDFEPSYPAPARP; from the coding sequence TTGAATAATAGTCAACAGCGCGGCACCGACCGCTCGGCGGCGCGCCGTGCCGAACTCATCGCCATCGGACGGAAGTTGTTCGCCGACACGTCCTACGACGCGCTGTCGATGGACGACATCGCCAAGCACGCGGGCGTCGCCAAGGGGCTGATCTACTACTACTTCAAGTCCAAGCGCGGCTATTACCTGGCGATCATCGAGGACTCCGTCGCCGACCTGGTGGCCCGTGCGGGCCGGCACGACGACCTGCCGCCCGTGGAGCGGGTGCAGCGCACCGTCGACGGCTACCTCCGCTACGCCGAGCACCACCAGGCCGCGTACCGCACCATCATCAGCGGCGGTGTCGGCTTCGACGCCGAGGTGCACGCGATACGGGACGGTGTGCGCGAGGCGCTGATCGGTGCGATCGCCGAGGGGGCGTACGGCCGCAAGGACATCCCGCAGCTGGCGCGCACGGCGCTGATCGGCTGGCTGTGCAGCGTGGAGGGCATCACGCTGGACTGGATCGACCGCCCCGGCCTGACGCGGGAGACGGTCGGCTGCCTCCTGGTGCGGACGCTCGGGGACACGCTGCGGGTGATCGAGGACTTCGAGCCGTCGTACCCGGCGCCCGCCAGGCCCTGA
- a CDS encoding glycoside hydrolase family 18 protein has translation MLRPHTSRASFRALVATTCCAVLGAGLLAGAGSASAEQDKGTATKAAAGSKVVGYFTEWGVYDRNYHVKNIETSGSANKLTHINYSFGNVQGGKCAMGDAYAATDKAYTADQSVDGVADTWDQPLRGNFNQLRKLKKKHPNLKVLWSFGGWTWSGGFTEAAKNPAAFAQSCYDLVENSKWADVFDGIDIDWEYPNACGLTCDTSGRDAYKKLMSAVRSKFGSGNLVTSAIPADASAGGKLDATDYAGAAQYVDWYNPMTYDYFGAWDAKGPTAPHSPLTSYTGIPKDGYNSDATIKKLKGLGIPSNKLLLGIGFYGRGWTGVTQKAPGGTATGPAAGKYEQGIDDYKVLKTKCPANGTVGGTAYAHCGNNWWSYDTPATIAGKMNYKNQQGLGGTFFWELSGDTSNGELIKAIN, from the coding sequence ATGCTCAGACCGCACACCTCCCGCGCCTCCTTCAGGGCGCTCGTCGCCACCACCTGTTGCGCCGTCCTCGGCGCCGGCCTGCTGGCGGGCGCGGGCTCCGCGTCCGCCGAACAGGACAAGGGCACCGCGACGAAGGCCGCCGCCGGCTCCAAGGTCGTCGGATACTTCACCGAGTGGGGCGTCTACGACCGGAACTACCACGTCAAGAACATCGAGACGTCGGGTTCGGCCAACAAGCTGACGCACATCAACTACTCCTTCGGCAACGTCCAGGGCGGCAAGTGCGCGATGGGCGACGCCTACGCGGCCACGGACAAGGCCTACACCGCCGACCAGTCCGTGGACGGCGTGGCGGACACCTGGGACCAGCCCCTGCGCGGTAACTTCAACCAGCTCCGCAAGCTGAAGAAGAAGCACCCGAACCTCAAGGTGCTGTGGTCCTTCGGCGGCTGGACCTGGTCGGGCGGGTTCACCGAGGCGGCGAAGAACCCCGCGGCCTTCGCCCAGTCCTGCTACGACCTGGTCGAGAACTCCAAGTGGGCCGATGTCTTCGACGGCATCGACATCGACTGGGAGTACCCGAACGCCTGCGGTCTGACCTGCGACACCAGCGGCCGTGACGCGTACAAGAAGCTGATGTCCGCGGTCCGTTCGAAGTTCGGCAGCGGCAACCTGGTGACCTCGGCGATCCCGGCCGACGCCTCGGCCGGCGGCAAGCTCGACGCCACCGACTACGCGGGCGCCGCCCAGTACGTCGACTGGTACAACCCGATGACGTACGACTACTTCGGCGCCTGGGACGCGAAGGGGCCGACCGCCCCGCACTCACCGCTCACGTCCTACACCGGCATACCGAAGGACGGCTACAACTCCGACGCCACCATCAAGAAGCTCAAGGGCCTCGGCATCCCCTCGAACAAGCTGCTGCTCGGCATCGGCTTCTACGGCCGCGGCTGGACGGGCGTCACGCAGAAGGCGCCCGGCGGCACCGCGACGGGCCCGGCGGCGGGCAAGTACGAGCAGGGCATCGACGACTACAAGGTGCTCAAGACCAAGTGCCCGGCCAACGGCACGGTCGGCGGGACCGCGTACGCGCACTGCGGCAACAACTGGTGGAGCTACGACACCCCGGCCACCATCGCGGGGAAGATGAACTACAAGAACCAGCAGGGCCTCGGCGGCACGTTCTTCTGGGAGCTCAGCGGTGACACGTCCAACGGTGAGCTGATCAAGGCCATCAACTGA